The Deltaproteobacteria bacterium genomic sequence GTTGTGTCCCCCTGCAGGGCGCCGTCCGGCGTGATGGACTCGACCTCGATCGGTCCCACGTCGTGGGTGCGGCTCCGGCAGGCCGATCCGCAGAGCAGCGCCGCTGCGAGGAGCAGGAGGACGGGAACCGGGATCCGGGACTTCATCTAGCGCCACCTCCAGCGGTAGCCGAGCTGCAGGGCGACCCCCAGGCCGCCGACCTCGAAGATCCCCCGCTGCACCGAGAGCGCCCGCAGCTCCAGCTCGCAGAGGAGCGCACCAGGACCCAGCTCCAGGCCCAGCCCGAGGCCGAGGCTGGCCCCGAAGAGGAGGCCCCGCTCTCCGGCGAGCACGCGATCGGAGACCCGGGCGCGGGCCCAGTAGGACTCCAGGATCAGCCCGGCCGAGGCGTGGGGCTGGAGCCGCCCCTCGCCGAGGGCGTAGCCGACCCTCAGCTGCAAGGGCAGGCGCAGGAGGGTGGCGCTCCCCTCCTCACCCGGGGCGAGCCCCGAGAGCGGGCTGCGCAGATGCGAGACCTGCAGGATCAGCTCGCCGAAGGTGCGGCCCCGGAGGAAGTGCGGGCGGTGTCCGGCCCCCAGGCCGACGGTCCAGCCCAGGTCACCGCCGCCGGTCATCACGCCCCCCGCACTCAGCGAGGCGAAGTGGAGAAGGGAGCGAGGGGAGCCCGGTGAGGGGGAGAGGGGCCCCAAGCCGGCGGGGGGCGGCGATCCCCCGCGCAGGGCGACGGGAGGAGAGGGCAGCGAGGGCGGGGCCTGCTGCTCCAGGGTGCGGGTCTCGGAGGCGCCCAGCACCTTGCCGTCGCCGGTCAGCGCCTGCACCTGCCACTTCCACCGGCCGGGCTCGAGCGCCTCGAGCTCGAGGGTCGCCGTCTTCGCGGGGAGTATCCGGGCGGGTGCCGGGTTCCCCGCCTCGGGGGTGAGGAGGAGGCGGTAGCCCTGCGCCAACGTCACCTCGTCCCACCGGAAGACGAGGGGCGGCCGATCGGCCCCGGACCCGAAGCTGGCTCCCTCCGCCGGCGCCGCGAGGGTCAGCTGGGTGGCGACGACCTCGAGCTGCCGGGGCTTGCTCCACTCCGACCAGCGCCCATCCTGATCCCGGGAGCGCACCCGGAGGAAGTGGCGCCCCGTTCGGCGGGTGCGGAAGGTGGCGGTGCTGCGAGGAGCAGGAGAGGTCCTGGTCCCCCGGTCGAAGGCCGCGTTCCGGGCGACCTGGAGCTCGTGCCCGGCGGCGGGCCCGGACTGCCAGCGGACCTCCGCCGTGGCCACGCCCTCCACGAGCGGGAGCTGGACCCCCGCTCGCGGTGCGCTCAGCTCGGGGGCCGCCAGGCGCAGGTCGATCGTGCCCGGCGTCCCCCAGCTCGAGCTGCGGCCGGCCGCGTCGATCGCCCGGACGCGGAAGTGATAGGTCCCCGGGAGCGGCGGCGTCCAGCTCTGCTCGGCCCGGCCCCGGGCGCTCAGCGCGGCGAGGATCGTCTCGAAGCCCGGCTGCTTCGCGAGCTGGATCTCGTACTGCCGGACGGCCGGCTGCGCCTCCCAGCGCAATACAACGCTCTGCCCCCCGGAGAAGAGGATCGGGCTCCCCCCGGAGGGGCTGCTGGCCCGGGGGCCGCCCCTCGGCGCCTGGATCCGCTTGGTCTGGGTGAAGACCCCCGGGCGGCCGTCTGCGTCGATGCTCCGGACGCGATACCAGTAGTCCCTCTCCAGGGAGGGGGGCTCCCACTCGAGGTAGGTCCGCCGCACCCGGGTCGTGTGGATGACCTTCTTGCCGGCCTGGTCCGTCGAGATCTCCACCTCGTAGAGCTCGATCCCCGGCACGGAGCTCCAGCGGAGGCGGTGGACCTGCCGACCGACCTCGGCGCGGACCCCTCCAGCCGGGAGGAGCAGCCCGAAGACGAGCAGCGCTTCCACGAGACCTCGCGCGATGGTGGCCTGCCGGGGGGGCATGGCCTAGCCGTCGTCGCGGACCCGGGAGAGCGCCTCCTGGGCCCGGGTGAGCTTCTCCTGGAGATCCCGGTGGCTCCGGGAGAGCTCCAGGGCCTGCCGGCACTTCTTCAGCACCTTGCCCACGTCGTCGAAGGGCTTGGGCAGGAAGGCCTTGATGGCGTGGCGGAAGATCCGGTCGATCGACTCGAGGGTCGAGTCCGCCGAGAGGACGATGATGGGCATGTCCGGCGCGAACTCGAGGGCCTTGGGGATCAGCGAGTAGCCGTCCATCCGCGGCATGTGCAGATCGGTCAGCATGAGGTCGAAGCTCTTCCTGGAGAGGTGATCGACGGCCTCCTCTCCGTTCCTGGCGAGGGTGACGCCCCAGCCCTCACGGCGGAAGACCATCTCGAGGAGCTCGCGAACGGTCTCGTCATCGTCCACGACCAGGATGTTGGCATTCACTGCTCCGGAGTCTAGCAGGAGCCGACGCCCCCGTGGGGAAAGCGCGCCGGGCCGAGCGGGGAGGTCCGTCCGGTGAAGCGACGTGCGCCCGGGCGGTGCGAGGACCTATCCTTGAGGCATGGGCCAGGCGGGCGAGGAGCGGGTGGCGAGGTATCTGGCGGTGCGCGAGCAGACGATGGCGCTCTGCGAGGGGCTCGAGGTCGAGGACCTGGTGGTCCAGAGCATGCCCGACGCCAGCCCTCTCAAGTGGCACCTCGGCCACACCAGCTGGTACTTCGAGACCTTCAGACGCAGCCGGCGGGGCGTTCGAGGGTAGAGTCTACCCTACAAAGGGGGCTCGGGGCCTCGCCATGGGGCCTGACTTTTTCGCCCGTGATCGGGATCACTCGTGGGAGAGGATCTCGGAGCGGTGCTCGACCACCCAGGGGTGGTCGTGGTGGTCCTTCGCCTCCGGGTCCGGCACGAAGCCGGGCTGGAGGCGCGCGCGCAGCCTCCCCAGGGTGGCGAAGTCCCGGTTGCTCACCACCGGGATGCCCGCCTCGACGAGCAGGGCCGCGGCCACCCCGAAGCCGAACTGAAACCTGCGCGGCGTATCGAAGCGGCACCCCAGGGAGATCACCTGGGTGCCGCAGGCCGCGCTGGCGTCGGTGAGCAAGGCCAGCTCCGCCTCCTCGCGCAGGGCCAGATCGCGCATGGCCTCGGCCCCCCGCCGCATCCCCTCGGAGAGATCCTGGCCGTGCTGGTCGAGCACCCGGGCCCGCCCGGCGTGGAAGGCCCGGCCGTCCCCGCCGTGCAGATCGGGCATGGTCCGGGGCGTGCCCAGGCCGTGGTCCTCGGGGCAGAAGGGGATCACCTTCAGGGTGGGCAGGGCGAGGAGCTCCGCGTTCTTTGCCCCCATCCCGTAGTCGTCACCGTCCACCCCGCAGGGCGCGCCGGTCAGGCAGGCC encodes the following:
- a CDS encoding response regulator, producing MNANILVVDDDETVRELLEMVFRREGWGVTLARNGEEAVDHLSRKSFDLMLTDLHMPRMDGYSLIPKALEFAPDMPIIVLSADSTLESIDRIFRHAIKAFLPKPFDDVGKVLKKCRQALELSRSHRDLQEKLTRAQEALSRVRDDG
- a CDS encoding DUF523 domain-containing protein, which gives rise to MKLALHPGAVAALREPTEADPWRLLVSACLTGAPCGVDGDDYGMGAKNAELLALPTLKVIPFCPEDHGLGTPRTMPDLHGGDGRAFHAGRARVLDQHGQDLSEGMRRGAEAMRDLALREEAELALLTDASAACGTQVISLGCRFDTPRRFQFGFGVAAALLVEAGIPVVSNRDFATLGRLRARLQPGFVPDPEAKDHHDHPWVVEHRSEILSHE